Proteins found in one Melospiza georgiana isolate bMelGeo1 chromosome 1, bMelGeo1.pri, whole genome shotgun sequence genomic segment:
- the TRA2A gene encoding transformer-2 protein homolog alpha isoform X3 has translation MSDVEENNFEGRESRSQSKSPAGSPARVKSESRSGSRSPSRASKHSESHSRSRSKSRSRRHSHRRYTRSRSHSHSHRRRSRSRSYTPEYRRRRSRSHSPMSNRRRHTGSRANPDPNTCLGVFGLSLYTTERDLREVFSRYGPLTGVNVVYDQRTGRSRGFAFVYFERIDDSKEAMEHANGMELDGRRIRVDYSITKRAHTPTPGIYMGRPTHSGGGGGGGAGRRRDSYYDRGYDRGYDRYEEYDYRYRRRSPSPYYSRYRSRSRSRSYSPRRY, from the exons GAGTCTCGCTCCCAGTCAAAATCTCCAGCTGGGAGTCCTGCTCGTGTAAAATCAGAGAGCAGGTCAGGATCTCGCAGTCCATCGAGGGCTTCCAAACACTCTGAGTCGCACTCTAGGTCAAGATCAAAATCAAG GTCCAGAAGACATTCGCACAGACGTTACACCCGTTCCAGATCCCATTCTCATTCCCATAGGCGACGCTCTCGAAGCAGATCGTACACGCCAGAGTACCGGCGGCGCAGGAGCCGCAGTCACTCGCCAATGTCCAACAGGAGAAGGCACACTGGCAGCAGA GCTAATCCAGATCCCAATACCTGTCTTGGAGTGTTTGGTCTCAGTTTGTACACTACTGAGAGAGATTTACGTGAAGTCTTCTCCCGTTACGGACCTCTCACTGGTGTCAATGTGGTTTATGATCAGCGGACTGGACGGTCAAGAGGatttgcttttgtttattttgagaGAATTGATGACTCTAAAGAG GCAATGGAGCATGCAAATGGAATGGAGCTGGATGGCAGAAGGATTCGAGTGGATTATTCAATCACCAAAAGAGCACATACACCCACCCCAGGCATCTACATGGGCAGGCCAACACA CAGTGGAGGAGGTGGTGGCGGTGGAGCGGGTCGTCGCCGGGACTCATACTACGATAGGGGGTATGACAGAGGATATGACAGATATGAAGAATATGACTACAGATACAG gAGACGATCACCATCGCCCTATTATAGTCGATACCGATCACGATCAAGATCCCGTTCCTATAGTCCAA ggCGCTACTGA
- the TRA2A gene encoding transformer-2 protein homolog alpha isoform X2, translated as MSDVEENNFEGRESRSQSKSPAGSPARVKSESRSGSRSPSRASKHSESHSRSRSKSRSRSRRHSHRRYTRSRSHSHSHRRRSRSRSYTPEYRRRRSRSHSPMSNRRRHTGSRANPDPNTCLGVFGLSLYTTERDLREVFSRYGPLTGVNVVYDQRTGRSRGFAFVYFERIDDSKEAMEHANGMELDGRRIRVDYSITKRAHTPTPGIYMGRPTHGGGGGGGAGRRRDSYYDRGYDRGYDRYEEYDYRYRRRSPSPYYSRYRSRSRSRSYSPRRY; from the exons GAGTCTCGCTCCCAGTCAAAATCTCCAGCTGGGAGTCCTGCTCGTGTAAAATCAGAGAGCAGGTCAGGATCTCGCAGTCCATCGAGGGCTTCCAAACACTCTGAGTCGCACTCTAGGTCAAGATCAAAATCAAG ATCCAGGTCCAGAAGACATTCGCACAGACGTTACACCCGTTCCAGATCCCATTCTCATTCCCATAGGCGACGCTCTCGAAGCAGATCGTACACGCCAGAGTACCGGCGGCGCAGGAGCCGCAGTCACTCGCCAATGTCCAACAGGAGAAGGCACACTGGCAGCAGA GCTAATCCAGATCCCAATACCTGTCTTGGAGTGTTTGGTCTCAGTTTGTACACTACTGAGAGAGATTTACGTGAAGTCTTCTCCCGTTACGGACCTCTCACTGGTGTCAATGTGGTTTATGATCAGCGGACTGGACGGTCAAGAGGatttgcttttgtttattttgagaGAATTGATGACTCTAAAGAG GCAATGGAGCATGCAAATGGAATGGAGCTGGATGGCAGAAGGATTCGAGTGGATTATTCAATCACCAAAAGAGCACATACACCCACCCCAGGCATCTACATGGGCAGGCCAACACA TGGAGGAGGTGGTGGCGGTGGAGCGGGTCGTCGCCGGGACTCATACTACGATAGGGGGTATGACAGAGGATATGACAGATATGAAGAATATGACTACAGATACAG gAGACGATCACCATCGCCCTATTATAGTCGATACCGATCACGATCAAGATCCCGTTCCTATAGTCCAA ggCGCTACTGA
- the TRA2A gene encoding transformer-2 protein homolog alpha isoform X1, which yields MSDVEENNFEGRESRSQSKSPAGSPARVKSESRSGSRSPSRASKHSESHSRSRSKSRSRSRRHSHRRYTRSRSHSHSHRRRSRSRSYTPEYRRRRSRSHSPMSNRRRHTGSRANPDPNTCLGVFGLSLYTTERDLREVFSRYGPLTGVNVVYDQRTGRSRGFAFVYFERIDDSKEAMEHANGMELDGRRIRVDYSITKRAHTPTPGIYMGRPTHSGGGGGGGAGRRRDSYYDRGYDRGYDRYEEYDYRYRRRSPSPYYSRYRSRSRSRSYSPRRY from the exons GAGTCTCGCTCCCAGTCAAAATCTCCAGCTGGGAGTCCTGCTCGTGTAAAATCAGAGAGCAGGTCAGGATCTCGCAGTCCATCGAGGGCTTCCAAACACTCTGAGTCGCACTCTAGGTCAAGATCAAAATCAAG ATCCAGGTCCAGAAGACATTCGCACAGACGTTACACCCGTTCCAGATCCCATTCTCATTCCCATAGGCGACGCTCTCGAAGCAGATCGTACACGCCAGAGTACCGGCGGCGCAGGAGCCGCAGTCACTCGCCAATGTCCAACAGGAGAAGGCACACTGGCAGCAGA GCTAATCCAGATCCCAATACCTGTCTTGGAGTGTTTGGTCTCAGTTTGTACACTACTGAGAGAGATTTACGTGAAGTCTTCTCCCGTTACGGACCTCTCACTGGTGTCAATGTGGTTTATGATCAGCGGACTGGACGGTCAAGAGGatttgcttttgtttattttgagaGAATTGATGACTCTAAAGAG GCAATGGAGCATGCAAATGGAATGGAGCTGGATGGCAGAAGGATTCGAGTGGATTATTCAATCACCAAAAGAGCACATACACCCACCCCAGGCATCTACATGGGCAGGCCAACACA CAGTGGAGGAGGTGGTGGCGGTGGAGCGGGTCGTCGCCGGGACTCATACTACGATAGGGGGTATGACAGAGGATATGACAGATATGAAGAATATGACTACAGATACAG gAGACGATCACCATCGCCCTATTATAGTCGATACCGATCACGATCAAGATCCCGTTCCTATAGTCCAA ggCGCTACTGA